One segment of Mycolicibacterium neworleansense DNA contains the following:
- the recA gene encoding recombinase RecA, translating to MAQQAPDREKALELAMAQIDKNFGKGSVMRLGEEVRQPISVIPTGSISLDVALGIGGLPRGRVVEIYGPESSGKTTVALHAVANAQAAGGIAAFIDAEHALDPEYAKKLGVDTDSLLVSQPDTGEQALEIADMLVRSGALDILVIDSVAALVPRAEIEGEMGDSHVGLQARLMSQALRKMTGALNNSGTTAIFINQLREKIGVMFGSPETTTGGKALKFYASVRLDVRRIETLKDGTDAVGNRTRVKVVKNKVSPPFKQAEFDILYGHGISREGSLIDMGVEHGFIRKSGSWFTYEGEQLGQGKENARKFLLENVDVANEIEKKIKEKLGIGAVVTAEAKPDDVLPAPVDF from the coding sequence ATGGCGCAGCAGGCCCCTGATCGCGAAAAAGCGCTCGAACTGGCGATGGCCCAGATCGACAAGAACTTCGGTAAAGGCTCGGTGATGCGCCTCGGCGAGGAGGTGCGCCAGCCGATCTCGGTGATCCCCACCGGTTCGATCTCCCTGGATGTGGCGCTCGGCATCGGTGGCCTGCCGCGCGGCCGCGTTGTCGAGATCTACGGCCCGGAATCCTCGGGTAAGACCACGGTGGCACTGCACGCGGTGGCCAACGCCCAGGCCGCCGGCGGCATCGCGGCGTTCATCGACGCCGAGCACGCCCTCGACCCCGAGTACGCCAAGAAGCTCGGTGTGGACACCGACTCGCTGCTGGTGAGCCAGCCGGACACCGGTGAGCAGGCGCTGGAGATCGCCGACATGCTGGTGCGCTCGGGCGCGCTGGACATCCTGGTGATCGACTCGGTGGCCGCGCTGGTGCCCCGGGCCGAAATCGAGGGTGAGATGGGTGACAGCCATGTCGGTCTGCAGGCCCGCCTGATGAGCCAGGCGCTGCGCAAGATGACCGGTGCGCTGAACAACTCGGGTACCACTGCGATCTTCATCAACCAGCTCCGCGAGAAGATCGGTGTGATGTTCGGCTCGCCCGAAACCACCACGGGTGGTAAGGCTTTGAAGTTCTACGCCTCGGTCCGCCTGGATGTGCGCCGCATCGAGACACTCAAGGACGGGACCGACGCGGTCGGTAACCGCACCCGCGTCAAGGTCGTCAAGAACAAGGTGTCGCCGCCGTTCAAGCAGGCTGAGTTCGACATCCTGTACGGCCACGGCATCAGCCGCGAAGGCTCACTCATCGACATGGGTGTCGAGCACGGCTTCATCCGCAAGTCCGGGTCCTGGTTCACCTATGAGGGTGAGCAGCTGGGTCAGGGTAAGGAGAACGCCCGCAAGTTCCTGTTGGAGAACGTCGATGTCGCCAACGAGATCGAGAAGAAGATCAAGGAAAAGCTCGGTATCGGTGCTGTCGTGACGGCCGAGGCAAAGCCTGATGACGTCCTTCCCGCCCCGGTTGATTTCTGA
- a CDS encoding DUF3046 domain-containing protein translates to MRLTEFHELVDGQFGAMRGRSLLVDHVLSALDGRTAAQAIEDGVDPRDVWRALCSDFDVPRDQW, encoded by the coding sequence GTGCGGTTGACGGAATTCCATGAGCTCGTAGACGGCCAGTTCGGCGCGATGCGGGGTCGCTCGTTGCTCGTGGACCACGTGCTCAGCGCCCTCGACGGCCGCACGGCCGCGCAGGCCATCGAGGACGGCGTGGACCCGCGCGATGTGTGGCGGGCGTTGTGTTCGGACTTCGACGTTCCGCGTGACCAGTGGTGA
- a CDS encoding glycosyltransferase, which yields MRVAVVAGPDPGHAFPALALCLKFLAAGDVPTLLTGVEWLDTARAAGIDAVELIGLDVTDDDDDADAGAKIHQRAARMAGLNVPVLRELHPDLVVSDVITACGGMAAELLGLPWVELNPHPLYLPSKGLPPIGSGLAPGVGLRGRLRDTVMRALTARSWRAGLAQRAEVRAQIGLPALDPGPVRRLIATLPALEVPRPDWPAEAVVVGPLHFEPTDAVLAVPPGSGPVVMVAPSTATTGTQGMTELVLESLRPGDILPEGARVVVSRLGGADVEVPPWAAVGLGRQDELLSHADLVICGGGHGFVSKALLAGVPMVVVPGGGDQWEIANRIVRQGSGRLVRPLSADSLAAAVGTVLGSPSYRAAAQRAGSSLSEVADPVRVCHDAVAATG from the coding sequence GTGCGCGTAGCTGTGGTCGCCGGACCCGATCCCGGACATGCCTTCCCGGCCCTTGCATTGTGTCTGAAGTTCCTGGCCGCGGGGGATGTCCCGACGCTGTTGACCGGCGTCGAATGGCTCGATACCGCGCGGGCGGCCGGTATCGACGCAGTCGAACTCATCGGCCTCGATGTGACCGATGACGACGACGATGCCGATGCCGGGGCCAAGATCCACCAACGCGCCGCGCGGATGGCGGGCCTGAACGTTCCGGTGCTTCGGGAGCTGCACCCGGATCTCGTGGTCTCCGACGTGATCACCGCCTGTGGCGGGATGGCCGCCGAGCTGCTGGGGCTGCCGTGGGTCGAGCTCAATCCGCATCCGCTGTACCTGCCGTCGAAGGGGTTGCCGCCGATCGGCAGCGGGTTGGCCCCCGGTGTCGGCCTGCGCGGACGGCTGCGCGACACCGTCATGCGCGCGCTGACCGCACGCTCCTGGCGGGCCGGCCTGGCGCAGCGGGCCGAGGTGCGGGCCCAGATCGGCTTGCCGGCCCTCGACCCCGGACCCGTGCGCCGGTTGATCGCCACCCTGCCGGCCCTGGAGGTGCCGCGCCCGGATTGGCCCGCCGAGGCCGTGGTGGTGGGTCCGTTGCACTTCGAGCCGACCGATGCGGTGCTGGCCGTGCCGCCGGGGTCGGGGCCGGTCGTGATGGTGGCACCGTCCACCGCGACCACCGGGACGCAGGGGATGACCGAACTGGTCCTGGAGTCGCTGCGCCCGGGCGACATACTGCCCGAAGGTGCCCGTGTGGTGGTGTCGCGGCTGGGCGGCGCCGATGTCGAGGTGCCTCCGTGGGCCGCGGTGGGCCTGGGCCGCCAGGACGAGCTGCTGTCACATGCCGATCTGGTGATCTGCGGCGGCGGGCACGGGTTTGTGTCCAAGGCGCTGTTGGCCGGCGTGCCGATGGTGGTGGTACCGGGCGGCGGTGATCAGTGGGAGATCGCCAATCGTATTGTGCGCCAGGGCAGTGGGCGGCTGGTGCGGCCGCTGTCCGCGGATTCGCTGGCCGCCGCGGTCGGTACCGTGCTCGGGTCGCCCTCCTACCGTGCGGCCGCGCAGCGCGCCGGCTCGTCGCTGAGCGAGGTGGCAGATCCGGTACGGGTGTGCCATGACGCAGTCGCGGCCACTGGGTAG
- a CDS encoding limonene-1,2-epoxide hydrolase family protein yields the protein MADQSTTAAASQTGTVETFLNALQAQDFDTAESALAQNLVYQNVGFPTIYGRNRAMKLFRSMPGRVGFEVKIHRIAADGAAVLTERTDALVFGPLRLQFWVCGVFEVHEGRITLWRDYFDMFDMLKATVRGLVGAVVPSLRTSL from the coding sequence ATGGCTGACCAATCCACCACCGCAGCTGCGTCCCAGACCGGCACGGTCGAGACCTTCCTCAACGCACTGCAGGCGCAGGACTTCGACACGGCCGAGAGCGCGCTGGCGCAGAACCTGGTGTACCAGAACGTCGGTTTTCCGACCATCTACGGACGCAACCGCGCGATGAAGCTGTTCCGGTCGATGCCGGGCCGGGTGGGCTTCGAGGTGAAGATCCACCGGATCGCCGCCGACGGTGCGGCCGTGCTGACCGAGCGCACGGACGCGCTGGTGTTCGGGCCGCTGCGCCTGCAGTTCTGGGTCTGCGGGGTGTTCGAGGTGCACGAGGGCCGAATCACGCTGTGGCGCGACTACTTCGACATGTTCGACATGCTCAAGGCGACGGTGCGCGGCCTGGTCGGCGCCGTCGTGCCGTCACTGCGCACGTCGTTGTAG
- the pspM gene encoding phage shock envelope stress response protein PspM: MATKTGRPDAWRSLAQRAIDTAADLSGALTEKLSAAADPRAKLLRKRRWAVRFGVFFTLSSVFWVLVTALLASWSTPVWGLIISGALAAGAAFPATLFWLRYRWLRAEPLPVQRPVSGRRLPPWGSAARQPMAALMASERGMFSLLGVLERGRMLPADELRELTAVANHTARTMAATATEVVSMERAISNAPQSRQHLVPTINAFTAQLGQGVRQYNEMVTAAAQLVSTVNSGQGAASPLSQQRYRSELTGATDRLIGWAQAFDELGQLRRA, translated from the coding sequence ATGGCTACCAAGACCGGTCGACCGGACGCCTGGAGATCGTTGGCGCAGCGGGCTATCGACACCGCGGCCGATCTGTCCGGCGCGCTGACCGAGAAGCTCAGCGCCGCCGCCGATCCGCGCGCGAAGCTGTTGCGCAAACGGCGGTGGGCGGTGCGCTTCGGGGTGTTCTTCACCCTGTCCAGCGTGTTCTGGGTGTTGGTCACGGCGCTGCTGGCGTCGTGGAGCACACCGGTCTGGGGCCTGATCATCAGCGGGGCGCTGGCGGCCGGCGCGGCTTTCCCGGCGACGTTGTTCTGGTTGCGTTACCGGTGGCTGCGCGCGGAACCGCTTCCGGTGCAGCGGCCGGTCTCCGGGCGTCGGTTGCCGCCATGGGGCTCGGCGGCCCGTCAACCGATGGCGGCGCTGATGGCCTCCGAGCGGGGCATGTTCTCGTTACTCGGTGTGTTGGAGCGTGGTCGGATGCTCCCGGCCGACGAACTACGGGAACTCACCGCGGTGGCCAACCACACCGCGCGGACGATGGCGGCCACCGCCACCGAGGTGGTCTCGATGGAGCGGGCGATCAGTAATGCCCCGCAGTCGCGTCAGCACCTGGTGCCGACCATCAACGCATTCACCGCGCAGCTCGGTCAGGGCGTGCGGCAGTACAACGAGATGGTCACTGCCGCAGCGCAACTCGTGTCGACGGTGAACAGCGGCCAGGGCGCGGCGTCCCCGCTGTCCCAGCAGCGCTACCGCAGCGAGCTGACCGGCGCCACCGATCGTCTGATCGGCTGGGCGCAGGCGTTCGACGAACTCGGTCAGCTGCGCCGCGCCTGA
- the pspA gene encoding phage shock protein PspA translates to MANPFVKAWKYLMALFSSKVDEYADPKVQIQQAIEDAQRQHQALTQQAAQVIGNQRQLEMRLSRQLADIEKLQVNVRQALTLADQATAAGDAAKATEYNNAAEAFAAQLVTAEQSVEDLKGLHDQALQAAAQAKKAVEQNAMMLQQKIAERTKLLSQLEQAKMQEQVSASLRSMSEVAAPGNTPSLDEVRDKIERRYANAIGQAELAQNSVQGRMMEVQQASVQMAGHSRLEQIRASMRGDALPSGDAAPATPASPATNQPQATPENPLGQ, encoded by the coding sequence ATGGCCAATCCGTTCGTCAAGGCGTGGAAGTACCTGATGGCGCTGTTCAGCTCCAAGGTCGACGAGTACGCCGACCCGAAGGTGCAGATCCAGCAGGCCATCGAGGACGCGCAGCGGCAGCATCAGGCACTCACCCAGCAGGCCGCCCAGGTCATCGGCAACCAGCGCCAGCTGGAGATGCGGCTCAGCCGCCAGCTCGCCGACATCGAAAAGCTGCAGGTCAACGTCCGGCAGGCGCTGACGCTGGCCGATCAGGCGACGGCCGCCGGTGACGCGGCCAAGGCCACCGAGTACAACAACGCCGCCGAGGCGTTCGCGGCCCAGCTCGTCACCGCCGAGCAGAGCGTCGAGGACCTCAAGGGTCTGCACGATCAGGCCCTGCAGGCCGCCGCTCAGGCGAAGAAGGCCGTCGAGCAGAACGCGATGATGCTGCAGCAGAAGATCGCCGAGCGCACCAAGCTGCTGTCGCAGCTGGAGCAGGCCAAGATGCAGGAGCAGGTCAGCGCCTCGCTTCGCTCGATGAGTGAGGTTGCCGCGCCGGGCAACACCCCGAGCCTCGACGAGGTCCGCGACAAGATCGAGCGCCGCTACGCCAATGCCATCGGGCAGGCCGAGCTGGCCCAGAACTCGGTGCAGGGCCGCATGATGGAGGTCCAGCAGGCCAGCGTTCAGATGGCCGGCCATTCGCGGCTCGAGCAGATCCGCGCCTCGATGCGCGGTGACGCGTTGCCCAGCGGCGACGCCGCTCCCGCCACGCCGGCCTCCCCGGCGACCAACCAGCCTCAGGCCACGCCCGAGAATCCGCTCGGGCAATAG
- the clgR gene encoding transcriptional regulator ClgR: MTTLLREVIGDVLRTARTEQGRTLREVSDAARVSLGYLSEVERGRKEASSELLSAICDALDVPLSRVLTDAGENMAEREHADAAVQVPAHANVAHIDMATKVVIPQAVSMAVA, translated from the coding sequence ATGACGACATTGCTGCGTGAGGTGATCGGCGACGTGCTGCGTACCGCCCGCACCGAGCAGGGGCGCACGTTGCGCGAAGTGTCCGACGCGGCGCGCGTGAGCCTCGGCTACCTGTCCGAGGTGGAGCGGGGTCGCAAGGAGGCCTCCAGCGAACTGCTCAGCGCCATCTGCGACGCCCTGGACGTGCCACTGTCGCGGGTTCTCACCGATGCGGGGGAGAACATGGCCGAGCGCGAACACGCCGACGCAGCGGTCCAGGTGCCGGCCCACGCCAATGTCGCTCACATCGACATGGCCACCAAGGTGGTCATTCCGCAGGCCGTGTCGATGGCCGTTGCGTGA
- a CDS encoding CinA family protein, with protein sequence MDDPLLTDDARALVADLTVRSQSVATAESLTGGLLAATLAGVSGASAVLQGGLVTYNEDTKIWLAGVAPQVLDAVGPVAAPTARALAVGARQRCAATWGVGLTGVAGPEPHGGHPVGTVFIGLAGPVDTEVIELSLSGSRWDIRRAAVDEAIARLRFLVENQ encoded by the coding sequence GTGGACGATCCGCTGCTCACTGACGACGCGAGGGCCCTGGTCGCCGACCTGACGGTGCGCTCGCAGAGTGTGGCCACCGCCGAGTCGCTCACCGGCGGGCTGCTGGCGGCGACGCTGGCGGGAGTGTCCGGGGCCAGTGCGGTTCTGCAGGGCGGGCTGGTCACCTACAACGAGGACACCAAGATCTGGTTGGCCGGGGTGGCTCCGCAGGTCCTCGACGCGGTCGGCCCGGTCGCGGCTCCCACCGCACGGGCCCTGGCGGTTGGCGCCCGGCAGCGTTGCGCAGCTACCTGGGGCGTCGGCCTGACCGGCGTGGCCGGGCCGGAACCGCACGGCGGACACCCGGTGGGCACGGTGTTCATTGGGCTGGCCGGCCCCGTCGACACCGAGGTCATCGAGTTGTCGCTGTCCGGCTCACGCTGGGATATCCGCCGCGCCGCCGTCGACGAGGCGATCGCCCGGTTGCGCTTCCTGGTCGAAAACCAGTAA
- the pgsA gene encoding CDP-diacylglycerol--glycerol-3-phosphate 3-phosphatidyltransferase gives MPGQPSTDPVVPRARVANLANVLTGVRMVLVPVFLVFLFAGDGHETGWRIAAFTVFAVAVITDHFDGALARSYGMITEFGTLADPIADKALIGAALIGLSMLGDLPWWITVVVLTREIGITVLRFAVLRHGVIPASRGGKLKTLVQAVAIGLFVLPLHAWPAIWLNVAWVIMWAAVVLTVLTGADYVISAIRDSRGRSAAH, from the coding sequence GTGCCGGGCCAACCTTCTACCGATCCGGTGGTCCCGCGTGCGCGCGTGGCCAACCTCGCCAACGTGCTCACCGGTGTGCGGATGGTGCTTGTTCCGGTCTTCCTCGTTTTTCTGTTCGCCGGCGACGGCCATGAAACCGGCTGGCGGATCGCCGCTTTCACGGTGTTCGCGGTCGCGGTGATCACCGACCACTTCGACGGGGCGTTGGCCCGCAGTTACGGAATGATCACCGAGTTCGGCACTTTGGCTGATCCGATCGCCGACAAGGCGCTGATCGGGGCAGCGCTGATCGGGCTGTCGATGCTCGGCGACCTGCCGTGGTGGATCACCGTCGTGGTGCTGACCCGTGAGATCGGAATCACGGTGCTGCGTTTCGCGGTGCTGCGCCACGGCGTGATCCCGGCCAGCCGTGGCGGCAAGCTCAAGACCCTGGTGCAAGCCGTGGCCATCGGGCTGTTCGTGCTACCGCTGCATGCGTGGCCGGCCATCTGGCTCAACGTCGCCTGGGTGATCATGTGGGCCGCAGTCGTGCTGACCGTGCTCACCGGCGCCGACTACGTCATCTCCGCGATCAGGGATTCGCGTGGACGATCCGCTGCTCACTGA
- a CDS encoding amino-acid N-acetyltransferase: MNPGSGESRKHPVVRRASTSDVPAIKSLVDVYAGKILLEKNLVTLYEAVQEFWVAELDGELVGCGALHVLWADLGEVRTVAVHPKVRGTGVGHVLVEQLLDVARDLHLRRIFVLTFEVDFFGKHGFEEIEGTPVTAEVYEEMCRSYDTGVAEFLDLSYVKPNTLGNTRMLLTL; the protein is encoded by the coding sequence GTGAACCCAGGCAGTGGCGAGTCGCGCAAACACCCCGTGGTGCGCCGCGCCAGCACGTCCGATGTCCCGGCGATCAAGAGTCTGGTCGACGTCTACGCGGGCAAGATCCTGCTGGAGAAGAACCTGGTCACGCTGTATGAGGCCGTCCAGGAATTCTGGGTGGCCGAACTCGACGGTGAGCTCGTCGGCTGTGGCGCGCTCCACGTGCTGTGGGCCGATCTCGGCGAGGTGCGCACCGTGGCGGTGCATCCGAAGGTCCGCGGCACCGGTGTCGGCCATGTCCTGGTCGAGCAATTGCTCGATGTGGCCCGCGATCTGCATCTGCGCCGCATCTTCGTGCTGACCTTCGAAGTCGACTTCTTCGGCAAGCACGGGTTCGAGGAGATCGAGGGCACCCCGGTGACCGCCGAGGTGTACGAGGAGATGTGCCGCTCGTACGACACCGGTGTGGCGGAGTTCCTCGACCTGTCCTACGTCAAGCCCAACACCTTGGGCAATACCCGGATGTTGTTGACGCTCTAG
- a CDS encoding putative quinol monooxygenase, with amino-acid sequence MPVVVVATMKAKPESVDTVREACTNAVAAVHDEPGCQLYSLHETDGTFVFVEQWADADALKAHSTAPAIGALFGTIGELLDGAPDIKMLQPVVAGDPAKGQLRA; translated from the coding sequence ATGCCTGTTGTCGTCGTCGCCACCATGAAGGCCAAGCCCGAGTCCGTCGATACCGTGCGCGAGGCCTGCACAAATGCCGTTGCTGCAGTACACGACGAGCCGGGCTGCCAGCTGTATTCGCTGCACGAGACCGATGGCACCTTCGTGTTCGTCGAGCAGTGGGCCGACGCCGACGCGCTCAAGGCCCACAGCACCGCACCGGCGATCGGAGCCCTGTTCGGGACCATCGGGGAACTGCTCGACGGCGCCCCCGATATCAAGATGTTGCAGCCCGTCGTCGCGGGTGACCCGGCCAAGGGCCAGCTGCGAGCCTGA
- a CDS encoding mycofactocin-coupled SDR family oxidoreductase yields the protein MSTSAPLAGKVAFITGAARGQGRAEALRLAADGADIIAIDLCEQIDSVPYPLATPDDLAATVKLVEEAGARIVARQADVRDEEALRAVLQTGVDQLGRLDIVVANAGIAPMQSGPDGWRDVIDVNLTGVHHTVEAAIPTMVAQGDGGSIVLISSAAGLMGVGGGDRGSLGYTAAKHGVVGLMRAYANFLAPHSIRVNSIHPTGVDTPMINNEFTRDWLRHISEELKAPTDFSNALPVQVVQAEDIANAVAWLVSDQARYITGVTLPVDAGIVNKR from the coding sequence ATGTCCACCTCCGCTCCCCTGGCCGGGAAGGTCGCGTTCATCACCGGCGCCGCACGCGGCCAGGGGCGGGCCGAGGCCCTGCGCCTGGCCGCTGACGGGGCCGACATCATCGCGATCGATCTGTGCGAACAGATCGACTCGGTTCCCTACCCGCTGGCCACCCCTGACGATCTGGCCGCCACGGTCAAGCTCGTCGAAGAAGCGGGGGCCAGGATCGTGGCCCGGCAGGCCGATGTCCGCGATGAGGAGGCGCTGCGGGCGGTCCTGCAGACCGGAGTCGACCAGCTCGGCCGGCTAGACATCGTCGTCGCCAACGCCGGGATCGCCCCGATGCAGTCGGGGCCCGACGGGTGGCGCGACGTCATCGACGTGAACCTGACCGGGGTACACCACACGGTCGAGGCCGCGATCCCGACCATGGTTGCTCAGGGCGATGGCGGATCGATCGTGCTGATCAGTTCGGCGGCCGGCCTGATGGGTGTGGGCGGCGGCGACCGCGGTTCACTCGGCTACACCGCCGCCAAGCACGGGGTGGTCGGCCTGATGCGGGCCTACGCCAATTTCCTGGCTCCCCACAGCATCCGGGTCAACTCGATCCATCCCACCGGCGTCGATACCCCGATGATCAACAACGAGTTCACCCGGGACTGGCTGCGTCACATCTCCGAGGAGCTCAAGGCGCCAACGGATTTCAGCAATGCCCTGCCGGTCCAGGTGGTGCAGGCCGAGGATATCGCCAACGCAGTGGCGTGGCTGGTGTCCGATCAAGCCCGCTACATCACCGGCGTGACACTTCCGGTGGATGCTGGCATCGTCAACAAGCGATGA
- a CDS encoding SAM-dependent methyltransferase: MTESVAATAVGPMVLAAVEQYEPVQRRLVDDDLALSFLPAGLRAFTRTTRWSVARRLLIQATERSGPGLWANLTCRKRYIGDKLTQALPNIDAVVILGAGLDTKGYRLARHSAVPVFEVDLPSNIERKHSVVRSALGTVPESVHLVPVDFEKDDLAAELARHGHLSAHRTFFIWEGVTQYLSADGVRSTFEFLRSAAPGSRLAFTYVRGDFIDGTNRYGAESLYRRFRVRSRLWQFGLTPDQVAAFIEPYGWRLIEQAGPDYLTEHYISPSGRNLTASQVEWTAYAEKT; the protein is encoded by the coding sequence ATGACCGAATCAGTCGCCGCGACCGCAGTCGGCCCGATGGTGCTGGCCGCGGTCGAACAGTACGAACCAGTGCAACGCCGGTTGGTCGACGACGATCTGGCGTTGTCGTTCCTGCCGGCCGGGCTGCGCGCGTTCACCCGGACCACACGCTGGTCTGTCGCCCGCAGACTCCTGATCCAGGCGACCGAACGCTCGGGCCCGGGCCTGTGGGCGAACCTGACCTGCCGCAAGCGCTACATCGGCGACAAGCTCACCCAGGCACTGCCGAACATCGATGCCGTGGTGATTCTGGGCGCGGGCCTGGACACCAAGGGCTACCGACTGGCCCGGCACAGCGCCGTCCCGGTGTTCGAAGTGGACCTGCCGAGCAACATCGAGCGCAAACACTCGGTGGTGCGCAGCGCACTGGGAACCGTGCCCGAGTCGGTGCACCTGGTGCCGGTGGATTTCGAAAAGGATGACCTGGCAGCCGAACTCGCCAGGCACGGTCACCTCAGTGCACACCGCACCTTTTTCATCTGGGAAGGCGTCACACAGTATCTGAGCGCCGACGGTGTCCGATCGACATTCGAGTTCCTTCGTTCGGCGGCACCGGGCAGCCGGTTGGCGTTCACGTATGTCCGCGGCGATTTCATCGACGGCACCAACCGTTATGGGGCCGAATCGTTGTATCGCCGTTTCCGGGTCCGCAGCCGGCTGTGGCAGTTCGGCCTGACCCCGGACCAAGTGGCGGCGTTCATCGAGCCCTACGGCTGGCGGTTGATCGAGCAGGCCGGTCCCGACTACCTCACCGAGCACTACATTTCGCCGTCCGGGCGGAACCTGACCGCTTCACAGGTGGAATGGACCGCCTACGCCGAAAAGACTTAG
- a CDS encoding group III truncated hemoglobin: MVEDLSGHDDVELLLWRFYGKALSDPVLAEPFAELRAKGLRSHLPVMCDFWETVLFRAGLYQGSALIVHRELHARHPLSAEHFVRWLTLWTETVDELFKGPYAERAKLQAGRIAKAMHRRLAGSDAAELDALVAC; encoded by the coding sequence ATGGTTGAAGACCTGTCGGGCCACGACGATGTCGAGCTGCTGCTGTGGCGTTTCTACGGCAAGGCGCTTTCCGATCCGGTGCTCGCCGAGCCGTTCGCCGAGTTGCGGGCGAAAGGGCTGCGCTCCCACCTGCCCGTGATGTGCGACTTTTGGGAGACCGTGCTGTTCCGGGCGGGGCTCTACCAGGGCAGCGCCCTGATCGTGCACCGAGAGCTGCACGCCCGTCATCCGTTGTCGGCGGAACACTTCGTGCGCTGGTTGACCCTGTGGACCGAGACGGTCGACGAGTTGTTCAAGGGTCCGTATGCCGAGCGGGCCAAGCTTCAGGCCGGGCGCATCGCCAAGGCCATGCACCGCAGGCTGGCCGGCAGCGACGCCGCCGAGCTCGACGCTCTGGTTGCCTGCTAA
- a CDS encoding helix-turn-helix transcriptional regulator, with protein MITAVGKRRADVLSTLKVSPTPMTIAQIAARLEVHTNTVRFHLEHLEESGQVERVQPHQHTPGRPPQLYRAVRQMDPTGPTHYRMLAEILANGLATDDDPAAKAAEMGRAWGRTLPQPSASPTDALVRMLDDIGFAPEPPDDGRLRLRHCPFLELAQIRASVVCPIHLGLMQGALESWQAPVAVERLDAFVEPDLCVAHLGPKGDK; from the coding sequence ATGATCACCGCGGTCGGGAAGCGCCGGGCCGACGTGCTGAGCACGTTGAAGGTCTCCCCGACGCCCATGACCATCGCGCAGATCGCCGCCAGACTCGAGGTCCACACCAACACAGTGCGGTTTCACCTCGAGCACCTGGAGGAAAGCGGGCAGGTCGAACGTGTGCAACCGCACCAGCACACACCCGGGCGTCCACCGCAGCTGTACCGGGCCGTGCGCCAGATGGACCCGACCGGGCCGACGCACTACCGGATGCTTGCCGAGATCCTCGCCAACGGGTTGGCCACCGATGACGATCCCGCCGCCAAGGCCGCCGAAATGGGCCGGGCCTGGGGACGCACGCTGCCACAGCCGTCGGCCTCCCCTACTGACGCCCTGGTGCGGATGCTCGACGACATCGGCTTCGCTCCGGAGCCGCCCGACGATGGCCGACTGCGGTTGCGCCATTGCCCATTTCTCGAACTGGCCCAGATCCGCGCCTCGGTGGTGTGCCCGATCCACCTGGGTTTGATGCAGGGGGCATTGGAGAGCTGGCAGGCACCCGTTGCCGTGGAGCGGCTCGACGCATTCGTCGAACCGGATCTGTGCGTGGCCCACCTGGGCCCGAAAGGAGACAAGTGA